A part of Larimichthys crocea isolate SSNF chromosome VII, L_crocea_2.0, whole genome shotgun sequence genomic DNA contains:
- the bace1 gene encoding beta-secretase 1: MDASTLQPRWLTNLFIWTSLCLLSSGQSAPDASGLPLAIRVPLRQGARAEQPPQLTPAATVKRERGSAGKYAARKRRGAAAAAGGVSFVDMIDNLRGKSGQGYYVEMAVGSPPQKLNILVDTGSSNFAVGAASHPFLRRYYHRSLSSSYRDQSRSVYVPYTQGRWEGELGTDVVSIPHGPNATLRANIAAITQSDRFFINGSNWEGILGLAYADIARPDETLEPFFDSLVRQTQVPNLFSLQLCGAGFTQNYSLGSATVGGSMIIGGVDPSLYVGELWYTPIRREWYYEVIIVRIEVNGQDLNMDCKEYNYDKSIVDSGTTNLRLPRKVFQAAVKAIEAASSTEQFPSGFWLGEQLVCWQAGTTPWHIFPVISLYLMSENHNQSFRISILPQQYLRPVEEVASAQEDCYKFAVSQSSTGTVMGAVIMEGFYVVFDREKKRIGFAVSTCHVHDEFRTASVEGPFHGVDLEDCGYNIPQTDESTLMTIAYIMAGICALFMLPLCLMVCQWRFARCLHPHGDFADDISLLK; encoded by the exons ATGGATGCGTCGACGTTACAGCCTCGCTGGCTGACGAATTTATTCATATGGACGTCGTTATGTCTGCTCAGCAGCGGTCAGTCCGCGCCGGACGCCTCGGGCCTGCCTTTAGCCATCCGCGTGCCACTGCGGCAAGGCGCTCGCGCTGAACAGCCACCGCAGCTGACTCCCGCCGCCACCGTGAAGCGCGAGCGCGGCAGCGCTGGGAAGTACGCCGCGCGCAAGCGGAGAggagcggcggcggcggcgggcgGTGTCAGCTTCGTGGACATGATTGATAACCTACGTGGGAAGTCTGGTCAGGGTTACTACGTGGAGATGGCCGTGGGTTCTCCTCCGCAAAAG TTGAACATCCTGGTGGATACAGGAAGCAGTAACTTTGCTGTCGGGGCAGCTTCTCATCCCTTCCTGCGCAGATACTACCATCGTTCGCT CTCCAGCTCGTACCGCGACCAGAGCAGGAGCGTGTACGTTCCCTACACCCAGGGTCGCTGGGAGGGAGAGCTGGGGACCGACGTGGTCTCCATCCCACACGGCCCTAACGCCACGCTGCGCGCCAACATCGCCGCGATCACCCAGTCAGATCGCTTCTTCATCAATGGATCTAACTGGGAGGGAATCCTGGGACTAGCCTACGCCGATATAGCCCGG cCTGACGAGACACTGGAGCCTTTCTTTGACTCTCTGGTTCGCCAGACTCAGGTCCCCaacctcttctctctccagttGTGTGGAGCAGGCTTCACCCAAAATTACTCCCTGGGCAGCGCTACCGTAGGCGGCAGCATG ATTATCGGAGGAGTGGACCCATCGCTCTACGTGGGAGAGCTTTGGTACACTCCAATCCGCAGGGAGTGGTACTACGAGGTGATTATCGTACGTATTGAGGTGAACGGACAGGACCTCAACATGGACTGTAAAGAG TACAACTACGATAAGAGCATCGTGGACAGTGGCACCACCAACCTTCGACTGCCTAGGAAAGTCTTCCAGGCTGCAGTCAAGGCTATTGAAGCAGCCTCTTCG ACAGAGCAGTTTCCCTCTGGGTTCTGGCTGGGGGAGCAGCTGGTATGTTGGCAGGCTGGCACTACACCCTGGCACATCTTCCCAGTCATCTCTCTCTACCTGATGAGCGAAAACCACAACCAGTCCTTCAGAATCTCCATCCTGCCGCAG CAATACCTGCGCCCAGTAGAGGAAGTGGCCTCCGCCCAAGAGGACTGCTATAAGTTTGCCGTGTCCCAGTCTAGCACTGGTACAGTGATGGGGGCCGTCATCATGGAAGGTTTCTACGTGGTCTTCGACCGGGAAAAGAAACGCATCGGCTTTGCTGTCAGCACCTGCcatg TGCACGATGAATTCCGCACAGCCTCCGTGGAAGGCCCGTTCCACGGCGTCGACCTGGAGGACTGCGGCTACAACATCCCACAGACGGACGAGTCCACTCTCATGACCATCGCCTACATCATGGCGGGAATCTGCGCTCTCTTCATGCTGCCGCTGTGTCTCATGGTGTGCCAGTGGCGCTTTGCCCGCTGCCTCCACCCACACGGGGACTTTGCTGACGACATATCGCTCCTTAAGTGA
- the LOC104930462 gene encoding T-box transcription factor TBX1-A translates to MAGPQLSQNYELSLPCCADRGSLSSAKAPQVSVVRVQLEMHALWQQFDQLGTEMIVTKAGRRMFPTFQVQISGMDPAAEYVLLMDFIPVDDKRYRYAFHSSSWLVAGRADVVAPSRMHFHPDSPACGAQWMKQTVSFDTLKLTNNLLDDNGHMILNSMHRYQPRFHVVYVDPTPNSHLNAYKNFCSFSFPETRFMAVTAYQNHRITQLKIASNPFAKGFRTTDPQDRVGKSGHLPVWCPPEGRAEPLITGQKNWGTMISTRQEEPAPLLVEQCGLLHHCKDSVGFTMERKDGHSILAPASFLPVPYYWDCPGSSQERGNLS, encoded by the exons ATGGCTg GTCCTCAGCTGTCTCAGAACTATGAACTATCTCTGCCCTGCTGTGCAGACAGGGGGTCACTGTCGAGCGCCAAGGCCCCCCAAGTGAGTGTGGTTAGGGTACAGCTGGAGATGCATGCACTTTGGCAACAGTTTGACCAGCTGGGCACAGAGATGATTGTTACCAAAGCTGGAAG GAGGATGTTTCCAACGTTCCAGGTGCAAATCTCCGGAATGGATCCTGCTGCTGAATATGTCTTGCTCATGGACTTTATCCCTGTTGACGATAAAAGATACAG atATGCGTTCCACAGCTCATCCTGGTTGGTGGCAGGGCGAGCGGATGTCGTGGCCCCAAGCAGGATGCATTTCCACCCAGATTCACCCGCCTGTGGAGCCCAGTGGATGAAGCAGACTGTATCTTTCGACACTCTCAAGCTCACCAACAACCTACTCGATGACAATGGACAT ATGATACTGAACTCCATGCATCGCTACCAGCCACGCTTCCATGTGGTATATGTGGATCCAACTCCCAACAGTCATTTAAATGCATACAAGAACTTCTGCTCTTTTTCCTTCCCCGAGACACGCTTTATGGCCGTCACTGCATATCAGAACCACCGG atcaCCCAGCTAAAAATTGCTAGCAACCCATTTGCTAAAGGCTTCAGGACTACAGACCCCCAGGACCG ggtggGTAAATCTGGACACTTACCAGTGTGGTGTCCACCAGAGGGCAGAGCTGAGCCCCTCATCACCGGGCAGAAAAATTGGGGCACAATGATTTCAACTA GACAAGAGGAGCCAGCCCCGTTGTTGGTGGAGCAGTGTGGACTTCTCCACCACTGCAAAGACTCAGTGGGATTCACCATGGAGAGGAAAGATGGACACAGTATATTGGCACCTGCTTCCTTCCTCCCTGTTCCTTACTACTGGGATTGTCCAGGGTCATCTCAAGAGAGAGGCAATCTGTCATAG
- the apoa1b gene encoding apolipoprotein A-Ib: protein MDSSLIEHYKKSVLAEVLQSRQELHQTTIMKFVALTLALLLAVGSQAASLPDPPTQLAHVRAAADLYLTQLKESANRALAQLDDTEYKEIKDSVSQHIENFHTQLKALQAQVSPVTDSVVSTISDATADLRTSLIADLDQLKADIEPKRVALRAVIEKHLDEYKTELEPIMKEYYVKHTNDMAVLKEKLEPVVESLQAKVSTNLEETKAALAPIVETVRAKLSERLEALKQLATPYVEEYKEQLKNVYTQAQGADGEALKAKIAPLADDIKSKLQAIFQIITASVTKN from the exons ATGGACTCATCCCTCATCGAGCACTATAAAAAGTCTGTTCTTGCTGAAGTTCTGCAGTCTCGACAAGAACTCCACCAG ACCACCATCATGAAATTTGTGGCTCTCACTCTTGCCCTTCTCCTGGCTGTCG GCTCTCAGGCCGCTTCCTTGCCAGATCCACCTACCCAACTGGCCCACGTCCGGGCTGCTGCGGATCTCTACCTGACTCAGTTGAAGGAAAGTGCCAACAGAGCCCTGGCACAGCTGGATGACACTGAATACAAGGAGATCAA GGACAGCGTGTCTCAGCACATAGAGAACTTCCACACTCAGCTCAAGGCTCTGCAGGCTCAGGTCTCCCCAGTCACTGACAGCGTCGTCAGCACCATCTCTGATGCCACTGCTGATCTCCGTACTTCCCTGATAGCTGATCTCGATCAACTGAAGGCTGACATCGAGCCCAAGCGTGTAGCTCTGAGAGCGGTCATTGAAAAGCATCTTGATGAGTACAAAACCGAGCTGGAGCCCATCATGAAAGAATACTACGTGAAGCACACAAATGACATGGCTGTCCTCAAGGAAAAGTTGGAGCCAGTTGTCGAGTCTCTGCAGGCTAAGGTGTCCACCAATCTAGAGGAGACCAAGGCCGCCCTGGCACCAATTGTGGAGACAGTGCGCGCCAAGCTTTCTGAGCGTCTGGAGGCTCTGAAGCAGTTGGCTACTCCCTACGTCGAAGAATACAAGGAGCAGCTGAAGAATGTCTACACCCAGGCCCAGGGTGCCGATGGAGAAGCACTGAAGGCAAAGATTGCACCTTTAGCTGATGACATCAAGTCCAAGCTCCAGGCTATCTTCCAGATCATCACTGCTTCCGTCACCAAGAACTAA
- the LOC109142139 gene encoding centrosomal protein of 164 kDa, whose translation MTAALIGDQLILEEDYDETYIPSEQEIQEYAREIGIDPDSEPELLWLAREGIVAPLPPEWKPCQDVTGDIYYFNFSSGQSTWDHPCDEHYRRLVAQERERAQLAATAGGTGAKKDKEKKKKKEKKEKKEKKKKETLKTPGALSSALGPLPSPLGSLAPLRGLDAPGPLPGSAPALRRSLGSSGGLEPLKTSLGGTRSSGASSVLGSRQEERVSLTVPGFDDEDDDDYEDHDDEKVSENELSLRSTDRLLKNLHLDLDDLGGGLQYEDSEASGGAPAEERTEPELQDLALSRDHSVEPPSQQDSLRGRHLLLSSLAGSGNHVVSVEGTSPISPQSKHSAPQEVAEELNEVVEEEEEEGGELDDKDVQGEKGQDEGEGDEMELEQGRSKESIESKKEEVDEVEEECRKGDEVSENLNHSEKQESDEREENGSDEEVERCVERQNDETNDGDENVESDEPAESLMEEKEEVKEEEDNYELEEGSDEVVKKCFKSDQDGGSVEEDKGRDELERSIDEENEQNESEEEEVEVNTEREQEEEESDEALERCSLSQRKLTESDEEVIERCAQSEGGETEGGGPEVDEESDAQKPQTVPESEEEVEVFETGAARIRPAELGEETMPSGRKTLDQKRKILAGMMKNVTKKCPLSPEESEASKIVEDALFSIDGKLSEKVLDINDLSGTVSPLEKDDKEDRKEEEENEEAKTKPADAAKRFVVVLMFLENGED comes from the exons ATGACTGCAGCTCTCATAGGAGACCAGCTGATCCTTGAAGAGGACTATGATGAGACCTATATACCCTCTGAACAAG AAATCCAAGAGTACGCACGAGAGATTGGTATTGATCCCGACAGTGAGCCGGAGCTCCTGTGGCTGGCCAGGGAAGGCATTGTTGCCCCTCTGCCTCCCGAGTGGAAGCCTTG CCAAGATGTGACGGGCGACATCTACTATTTCAACTTCTCCTCGGGCCAGTCCACGTGGGATCACCCCTGCGACGAGCACTACCGCCGTCTGGTGGCCCAGGAGCGCGAGCGTGCTCAGCTCGCGGCCACCGCGGGAGGCACGGGGGCCAAGAAGgacaaggagaagaagaagaagaaagaaaagaaggagaagaaagagaagaagaagaaggagacgcTCAAGACTCCCGGT GCATTGAGTTCAGCCTTGGGACCCCTACCATCCCCACTGGGCAGCCTGGCTCCTCTGAGAGGTCTGGATGCCCCGGGCCCACTGCCTGGTTCTGCGCCTGCTCTCCGGCGGTCGCTCGGCAGCTCTGGGGGACTGGAGCCCCTAAAGACTTCCCTTGGA ggCACTCGGAGCAGCGGAGCATCTAGTGTTTTGGGCAgcaggcaggaggagagggtgtCCCTCACTGTGCCTGGCTTtgatgatgaagacgatgatgatTATGAGGACCATGACGATGAGAAAGTCTCAGAAAATGAG ctgAGTCTCCGCAGTACAGACCGATTATTGAAGAACCTTCACCTGGACCTGGATGACCTTGGTGGAGGCCTACAGTATGAG GACAGTGAGGCCAGTGGTGGAGCTCCAGctgaggagaggacagagcCAGAGTTGCAGGACTTGGCTCTATCTAGAGATCACAGCGTCGAACCACCGTCCCAacag GATTCTTTGAGAGgccgccacctcctcctgtcttcaTTGGCGGGCAGTGGAAACCATGTTGTCAGTGTGGAGGGGACAAGTCCTATCAGCCCTCAATCTAAACACTCGGCTCCACAGGAGGTAGCAGAGGAGTTAAATGAggtggtggaagaggaggaggaggagggaggagagttGGATGACAAGGATGTTCAGGGAGAGAAAGGACAAGAtgaag gagagggggaTGAGATGGAGCTAGAGCAGGGAAGAAGTAAAGAGTCTATAGAAAGCAAGAAGGAAGAGGtggatgaggtggaggaggagtgccGTAAAGGTGATGAAGTGTCAGAAAACTTgaaccacagtgagaagcaggAGAGcgatgaaagagaggaaaatggCAGCGATGAGGAGGTAGAAAGATGCGTTGAAAGGCAGAACGATGAGACCAATGACGGAGACGAGAATGTGGAGAGCGACGAGCCTGCTGAGAGTTTaatggaggagaaagaagaggtgaaggaagaggaggacaacTATGAGTTAGAGGAAGGTAGCGATGAGGTAGTGAAAAAATGCTTCAAAAGTGATCAAGATGGAGGGAGCGTGGAGGAGGACAAAGGGAGAGATGAGCTTGAGAGGAGCATAGATGAGGAGAATGAGCAGAAtgagagtgaggaagaggaggtggaggtaaaTACCgaaagagagcaggaggaggaggagagcgatgAAGCTCTGGAGAGATGCTCCCTGAGCCAGAGGAAGCTGACAGAGAGTGACGAGGAGGTGATAGAGAGATGTGCACAGAGTGAAGGGGGAGAAACAGAGGGGGGAGGACCGGAGGTAGACGAGGAATCGGATGCCCAAAAGCCTCAAACTGTGCCGGAGAGTGAGGAGGAAGTCGAAGTTTTTGAGACCGGGGCGGCTCGAATTCGACCAGCCGAGCTAGGCGAGGAGACGATGCCGAGCGGCCGTAAAACTCTTgaccaaaagagaaaaattcTTGCCGGCATGATGAAGAACGTGACAAAAAAATGCCCCCTTTCTCCAGAG GAGTCTGAGGCCAGCAAGATCGTTGAGGACGCTTTATTCTCCATAGATGGCAAG CTGTCGGAGAAAGTTCTGGACATCAACGACCTGTCTGGCACTGTGAGTCCACTTGAGAAGGATGAcaaagaggacagaaaagaagaggaggagaatgaggaggcAAAGACAAAGCCGGCAGATGCTGCCAAgaggtttgttgttgttttgatgttCCTGGAAAACGGCGAGGACTAG